Proteins encoded in a region of the Larimichthys crocea isolate SSNF chromosome XVI, L_crocea_2.0, whole genome shotgun sequence genome:
- the LOC104935191 gene encoding rho GTPase-activating protein 23 isoform X6 — protein sequence MAQAKGRTDGMVSSNENKRRPLSSGEVEGMSWQGPRTIFLQKNSQGFGFTLRHFIVYPPESSLHSLKDEENGNATGKGCQRSRLEPMDTIFVKSVKENGPAQQAGLCTGDRLVKVNSESILGKTYSQVIALIQNSENILELSIMPKDEDVLQLVSAYSQDAYLKGNEPYSGEAQNLPEPPPLCYPATKATSAAPQPSHNLHSPLDNWQCRPGPTTSPLDNRPPPASTPTSGWPGGPEDSGSHSAPLGRHRGRSSSAVNALDFHFANHNAAIASATLPPPRKSSMLASTRTHTDALCHQALSDWYYSQAEAAECMSPRHRSVSQDRLAELGLGLALGPGPTSASTTSMEHRRRETLLHHHQAAAASHDSHWLGSCVSGPGSRSCSESLLAAYAEYEHNYGRSVETLAQASALITPRYEHSSQGSQTTKYSELKDQKVSAGHQNQTTVILPITASSTVPPSGRRSGQQIAEPQTRRVKEEELVGYRSYSPSFSRKAGHLFQQAHSFREPSYSGPHLNWSSGSRSSPADSEGGMVPRPQSTPALSASEDERAQLGEDREVISPNSLNQEVVLRQKPPSGHRTPVQTLRHPHYTTPVESPEPPGLTPTPGTPSPVSGGPGSSRRANGSLAQHAFNSLSSIPFIDEPTSPSIDLQACYVPACSVVPSSQAPTVATLTSTSVSPTLSSVSPYVRLRSRDCSSIKSRRSSYLLAITTERSKSCDEGLNTFRDEGRVFSKLPKRVKSFFTDGSLESLRAQEEARSKRHSTSELGTITFSDVRKEGWLHYKQILTEKGKKVGGGMRPWKRVFSVLRFHSLFLYKDKREAVLHGAGAGPSQDEHPPISIRGCLIDIAYSETKRKHTLRLTTQDFCEYLLQAEDRDDMLAWIRVIRENSKTDNEEIGFSRQALINKKLNDYRKHSLTGNKPDSSPRAHRMMPPFLLAKTDNTSVNRTSRTDDNKALWGINIMKKAKKTGSPKAFGVRLEDCQPAVNHKFVPLIVEMCCDVVEATGLEYTGIYRVPGNNAMVSNMQEHLNKGLDINTAEERWQDLNVISSLLKSFFRKLPEPLFTDDKYNDFIDANRIEDAEDRLKTMKKLIHDLPNHYYHTLKYLVGHLKKVADHSEKNKMEPRNLALVFGPTLVRTSEDNMTDMVTHMPDRYKIVETLILHHDWFFSNGEFDTEEKAPEDKRDMQPVPNIDHLLSNIGRPGMPGEASDSTTSDSLKLKLSSGSKKDLNARDFLPMSIISAVTRKRKKCPSTHLQDSSADEDSEHEPVKASNYRGEEKDKGEEEEDRGEEEGVKGEHMIPKKEKRDEKENGVEAGETTEEKDSLAREDRTEKDAENGTDNGAKKIERESRQRTTLPRSAQQIRPNSFLSSHIQIHATYSRPQTVASTPSHLKPQNLARGRPTVPFWICPTRLPTSNLYQASSFHGTQQPDWNQSAPVRYRKMRGGRTRALSMNLDLELGRSEDRVRGWRGERVEVIRVNERTPDQHGCVGVPQGSVVGPRSNQIDPLPRIAQEAPPVSSSSFLDQSSPGSSTVVLRRSALDPRDKARAWRRHTVVV from the exons GATGAAGAGAACGGAAATGCAACTGGAAAAG gtTGTCAGCGGTCTCGTTTAGAGCCAATGGACACCATCTTTGTGAAGAGTGTCAAAGAAAATGGCCCCGCCCAACAAGCTGGACTGTGTACAG gggACAGGCTGGTGAAGGTGAACAGTGAGAGCATTCTGGGGAAAACGTACTCTCAAGTGATCGCACTCATCCAGAACAG TGAAAACATTCTGGAGCTCTCCATTATGCCAAAAGATGAGGATGTGTTGCAGTTGGTAAGT GCGTACTCCCAGGATGCCTACCTGAAAGGCAATGAGCCATATTCAGGCGAGGCCCAGAACCTCCCTGAGCCACCACCTCTCTGTTACCCTGCCACCAAGGCCACCTCTGCTGCCCCGCAGCCCAGCCACAACCTCCACAGCCCCCTGGACAACTGGCAGTGCCGACCTGGCCCCACCACCTCTCCACTGGACAACCGCCCCCCTCCTGCATCTACTCCCACCTCCGGCTGGCCCGGGGGTCCTGAGGATTCCGGTAGCCACTCCGCCCCGTTGGGGCGGCACCGTGGCCGCTCATCTTCGGCCGTCAATGCGCTGGACTTTCACTTTGCTAACCACAACGCTGCCATTGCCTCTGCAACTCTGCCTCCACCACGAAAGAGCAGTATGCTGGCCTCCACCCGCACTCACACCGATGCTCTCTGCCACCAGGCTCTGTCAGACTGGTACTACAGCCAGGCTGAGGCTGCCGAGTGCATGTCCCCCAGACACCGCAGTGTATCTCAGGATCGTTTAGCAGAGCTGGGGCTAGGGTTGGCACTCGGCCCTGGACCTACATCTGCTTCCACGACCTCTATGGAGCATCGCAGAAGAGAAACCCTCCTACACCACCACCAGGCAGCTGCTGCTTCCCATGATTCCCATTGGCTAGGGAGCTGTGTATCAGGACCAGGAAGCAGGTCGTGCTCAGAGAGCCTGCTGGCAGCCTATGCAGAGTACGAGCACAACTATGGGCGATCTGTGGAAACACTAGCACAAGCCTCTGCACTCATAACGCCACGCTACGAACACTCTTCACAAGGCTCCCAAACGACGAAATACAGCGAGCTGAAAGACCAGAAAGTCTCAGCAGGACATCAGAACCAAACCACAGTTATATTGCCCATCACAGCCTCTTCCACAGTGCCTCCTAGTGGCAGGCGGTCAGGTCAGCAGATAGCTGAACCCCAAACAAGGCGAGTAAAAGAAGAGGAGCTGGTGGGCTACAGAAGCTACAGCCCGTCTTTCTCCCGCAAAGCTGGCCACCTCTTCCAGCAGGCCCACTCCTTCAGAGAGCCCAGCTACAGTGGCCCTCACCTCAACTGGAGCTCTGGCAGCAGAAGCAGCCCTGCGGACAGCGAGGGGGGGATGGTACCGAGACCCCAGTCTACCCCTGCCCTGTCGGCGTCAGAGGATGAGAGAGCCCAACTGGGTGAGGACAGGGAGGTCATATCCCCCAACTCCCTAAATCAAGAGGTGGTTCTGAGACAGAAGCCACCTTCCGGCCATCGAACCCCTGTTCAGACCCTCCGACATCCCCACTACACCACACCCGTGGAGTCACCTGAGCCCCCTGGTTTGACCCCTACACCAGGCACCCCGTCTCCTGTCTCTGGGGGGCCCGGCTCCAGCCGCAGGGCTAATGGTAGCCTGGCACAGCATGCATTCAACTCCCTGTCCTCTATTCCCTTCATAG ATGAACCCACCAGTCCTAGTATTGACCTACAGGCCTGCTATGTACCAGCCTGCTCTGTGGTGCCCAGTTCCCAGGCCCCCACTGTGGCCACCCTCACTTCCACCTCTGTCtcccccaccctctcctccgtctcccCCTATGTCCGACTTCGTTCTCGGGACTGCA gCAGTATTAAAAGTCGGCGCTCCTCTTACCTGCTGGCCATCACCACCGAGAGATCCAAGTCCTGTGACGAGGGACTCAACACCTTCAGGGATGAAGGCCGTGTCTTCTC CAAACTACCAAAAAGGGTAAAGAGCTTTTTCACAGATGGG tCTCTGGAGAGCCTGCGAGCCCAGGAGGAGGCCCGGTCCAAGCGCCACTCCACCTCTGAGCTGGGAACCATCACCTTTAGTGATGTTCGCAAGGAGGGCTGGCTGCACTACAAACAGATCCTCACAGAGAAGGGAAAG AAGGTGGGTGGTGGCATGCGGCCGTGGAAGCGCGTCTTCTCTGTGCTCCGTTTCCATTCACTTTTCCTCTACAAGGACAAGCGGGAAGCCGTCCTTCATGGGGCGGGAGCGGGGCCCAGCCAGGACGAACATCCTCCAATCAGCATCCGCGGCTGCCTGATAGACATCGCCTACAGTGAAACCAAACGTAAGCACACCCTGAGGCTCACCACACAGGACTTCTGCGAGTACCTGCTGCAGGCCGAAGACAGGGACGACATGTTGGCCTGGATCAGGGTCATCAGGGAGAACAGCAAGACAGACAACGAG GAGATTGGTTTCTCAAGACAAGCTCTCATCAACAAGAAGCTGAATGACTACAGAAAACACAG TCTGACAGGTAATAAGCCAGACTCCTCTCCCAGAGCACATCGTATGATGCCTCCTTTCCTCCTGGCAAAGACTGACAACACCTCAGTGAACCGAACCTCCAGAACAG ATGACAACAAGGCACTGTGGGGCATCAACATCATGAAGAAGGCCAAGAAGACAGGCAGTCCGAAGGCTTTTGGCGTGCGACTGGAGGACTGTCAGCCTGCTGTCAACCACAAA TTTGTCCCTCTGATAGTGGAGATGTGCTGTGATGTGGTGGAGGCGACTGGTTTGGAGTACACTGGTATTTACCGGGTGCCAGGGAACAACGCCATGGTGTCCAACATGCAGGAGCATCTCAACAAGGGTTTGGACATCAACACTGCTGAGGAG AGATGGCAGGACCTGAATGTAATCAGCAGCCTGCTCAAATCCTTCTTCCGAAAACTGCCTGAGCCGCTGTTCACTGATG ACAAATACAATGATTTCATTGATGCCAACCGGATAGAAGATGCAGAGGACCGGCTGAAGACCATGAAGAAACTG ATCCACGACCTTCCAAACCACTATTATCACACCCTTAAATACCTGGTGGGCCACCTCAAGAAGGTGGCAGATCACTCTGAGAAGAATAAG ATGGAGCCAAGAAACCTGGCTCTGGTGTTTGGTCCCACTCTGGTAAGGACGTCAGAGGACAATATGACTGATATGGTCACCCACATGCCTGACCGCTACAAAATAGTGGAGACACTTATCCTGCAC CATGACTGGTTCTTCAGTAATGGAGAGTTTGATACAGAAGAGAAG gcccCAGAGGATAAGCGGGACATGCAGCCTGTGCCCAACATTGACCATCTGTTATCCAACATTGGCAGGCCGGGCATGCCAGGAGAGGCATCAG ATTCCACCACCAGCGATTCACTTAAGTTAAAG CTTTCTTCGGGTTCCAAGAAAGACCTGAATGCCAGGGACTTCCTGCCCATGTCCATCATCTCTGCTGTGACCCGCAAACGTAAAAAATGCCCCAGTACCCACCTGCAGGACAGTAGTGCTGACGAGGACTCCGAGCATGAGCCAGTCAAAGCCAGCAACTAcaggggagaagaaaaagataaaggggaggaggaagaggacagaggagaggaggagggagttaAAGGAGAACATATGAttcctaaaaaagaaaaaagggacgAAAAGGAAAATGGAGTGGAAGCTGGAGAaaccacagaggaaaaagatTCATTAGCAAGAGAAGACAGAACTGAAAAGGATGCGGAGAATGGAACAGACAATGGCgcaaaaaaaatagaaagggAGAGCAGGCAAAGAACAACCTTGCCAAGAAGTGCACAGCAAATACGTCCAAACAGTTTCCTCTCCTCACACATTCAGATCCATGCCACATACTCAAGACCCCAAACTGTGGCTAGTACTCCTTCCCATTTGAAGCCTCAGAATCTGGCTAGAGGACGCCCCACAGTTCCTTTCTGGATCTGCCCCACCAGGCTTCCAACCTCTAACCTCTACCAGGCTTCCAGTTTTCACGGGACCCAGCAGCCAGACTGGAACCAGTCAGCACCAGTCCGCTACAGGAAGATGAGAGGTGGGAGGACTAGGGCTCTATCCATGAATCTGGACCTTGAGCTGGGCAGGAGTGAGGACAGAGTTAGAggatggaggggagagagggtggaggtgatCAGAGTCAATGAGAGAACACCAGATCAGCATGGATGTGTTGGCGTTC
- the LOC104935191 gene encoding rho GTPase-activating protein 23 isoform X4, whose protein sequence is MNGVAFCLVGIPPHSDTEAKGRTDGMVSSNENKRRPLSSGEVEGMSWQGPRTIFLQKNSQGFGFTLRHFIVYPPESSLHSLKDEENGNATGKGCQRSRLEPMDTIFVKSVKENGPAQQAGLCTGDRLVKVNSESILGKTYSQVIALIQNSENILELSIMPKDEDVLQLVSAYSQDAYLKGNEPYSGEAQNLPEPPPLCYPATKATSAAPQPSHNLHSPLDNWQCRPGPTTSPLDNRPPPASTPTSGWPGGPEDSGSHSAPLGRHRGRSSSAVNALDFHFANHNAAIASATLPPPRKSSMLASTRTHTDALCHQALSDWYYSQAEAAECMSPRHRSVSQDRLAELGLGLALGPGPTSASTTSMEHRRRETLLHHHQAAAASHDSHWLGSCVSGPGSRSCSESLLAAYAEYEHNYGRSVETLAQASALITPRYEHSSQGSQTTKYSELKDQKVSAGHQNQTTVILPITASSTVPPSGRRSGQQIAEPQTRRVKEEELVGYRSYSPSFSRKAGHLFQQAHSFREPSYSGPHLNWSSGSRSSPADSEGGMVPRPQSTPALSASEDERAQLGEDREVISPNSLNQEVVLRQKPPSGHRTPVQTLRHPHYTTPVESPEPPGLTPTPGTPSPVSGGPGSSRRANGSLAQHAFNSLSSIPFIDEPTSPSIDLQACYVPACSVVPSSQAPTVATLTSTSVSPTLSSVSPYVRLRSRDCSSIKSRRSSYLLAITTERSKSCDEGLNTFRDEGRVFSKLPKRVKSFFTDGSLESLRAQEEARSKRHSTSELGTITFSDVRKEGWLHYKQILTEKGKKVGGGMRPWKRVFSVLRFHSLFLYKDKREAVLHGAGAGPSQDEHPPISIRGCLIDIAYSETKRKHTLRLTTQDFCEYLLQAEDRDDMLAWIRVIRENSKTDNEEIGFSRQALINKKLNDYRKHSLTGNKPDSSPRAHRMMPPFLLAKTDNTSVNRTSRTDDNKALWGINIMKKAKKTGSPKAFGVRLEDCQPAVNHKFVPLIVEMCCDVVEATGLEYTGIYRVPGNNAMVSNMQEHLNKGLDINTAEERWQDLNVISSLLKSFFRKLPEPLFTDDKYNDFIDANRIEDAEDRLKTMKKLIHDLPNHYYHTLKYLVGHLKKVADHSEKNKMEPRNLALVFGPTLVRTSEDNMTDMVTHMPDRYKIVETLILHHDWFFSNGEFDTEEKAPEDKRDMQPVPNIDHLLSNIGRPGMPGEASDSTTSDSLKLKLSSGSKKDLNARDFLPMSIISAVTRKRKKCPSTHLQDSSADEDSEHEPVKASNYRGEEKDKGEEEEDRGEEEGVKGEHMIPKKEKRDEKENGVEAGETTEEKDSLAREDRTEKDAENGTDNGAKKIERESRQRTTLPRSAQQIRPNSFLSSHIQIHATYSRPQTVASTPSHLKPQNLARGRPTVPFWICPTRLPTSNLYQASSFHGTQQPDWNQSAPVRYRKMRGGRTRALSMNLDLELGRSEDRVRGWRGERVEVIRVNERTPDQHGCVGVPQGSVVGPRSNQIDPLPRIAQEAPPVSSSSFLDQSSPGSSTVVLRRSALDPRDKARAWRRHTVVV, encoded by the exons GATGAAGAGAACGGAAATGCAACTGGAAAAG gtTGTCAGCGGTCTCGTTTAGAGCCAATGGACACCATCTTTGTGAAGAGTGTCAAAGAAAATGGCCCCGCCCAACAAGCTGGACTGTGTACAG gggACAGGCTGGTGAAGGTGAACAGTGAGAGCATTCTGGGGAAAACGTACTCTCAAGTGATCGCACTCATCCAGAACAG TGAAAACATTCTGGAGCTCTCCATTATGCCAAAAGATGAGGATGTGTTGCAGTTGGTAAGT GCGTACTCCCAGGATGCCTACCTGAAAGGCAATGAGCCATATTCAGGCGAGGCCCAGAACCTCCCTGAGCCACCACCTCTCTGTTACCCTGCCACCAAGGCCACCTCTGCTGCCCCGCAGCCCAGCCACAACCTCCACAGCCCCCTGGACAACTGGCAGTGCCGACCTGGCCCCACCACCTCTCCACTGGACAACCGCCCCCCTCCTGCATCTACTCCCACCTCCGGCTGGCCCGGGGGTCCTGAGGATTCCGGTAGCCACTCCGCCCCGTTGGGGCGGCACCGTGGCCGCTCATCTTCGGCCGTCAATGCGCTGGACTTTCACTTTGCTAACCACAACGCTGCCATTGCCTCTGCAACTCTGCCTCCACCACGAAAGAGCAGTATGCTGGCCTCCACCCGCACTCACACCGATGCTCTCTGCCACCAGGCTCTGTCAGACTGGTACTACAGCCAGGCTGAGGCTGCCGAGTGCATGTCCCCCAGACACCGCAGTGTATCTCAGGATCGTTTAGCAGAGCTGGGGCTAGGGTTGGCACTCGGCCCTGGACCTACATCTGCTTCCACGACCTCTATGGAGCATCGCAGAAGAGAAACCCTCCTACACCACCACCAGGCAGCTGCTGCTTCCCATGATTCCCATTGGCTAGGGAGCTGTGTATCAGGACCAGGAAGCAGGTCGTGCTCAGAGAGCCTGCTGGCAGCCTATGCAGAGTACGAGCACAACTATGGGCGATCTGTGGAAACACTAGCACAAGCCTCTGCACTCATAACGCCACGCTACGAACACTCTTCACAAGGCTCCCAAACGACGAAATACAGCGAGCTGAAAGACCAGAAAGTCTCAGCAGGACATCAGAACCAAACCACAGTTATATTGCCCATCACAGCCTCTTCCACAGTGCCTCCTAGTGGCAGGCGGTCAGGTCAGCAGATAGCTGAACCCCAAACAAGGCGAGTAAAAGAAGAGGAGCTGGTGGGCTACAGAAGCTACAGCCCGTCTTTCTCCCGCAAAGCTGGCCACCTCTTCCAGCAGGCCCACTCCTTCAGAGAGCCCAGCTACAGTGGCCCTCACCTCAACTGGAGCTCTGGCAGCAGAAGCAGCCCTGCGGACAGCGAGGGGGGGATGGTACCGAGACCCCAGTCTACCCCTGCCCTGTCGGCGTCAGAGGATGAGAGAGCCCAACTGGGTGAGGACAGGGAGGTCATATCCCCCAACTCCCTAAATCAAGAGGTGGTTCTGAGACAGAAGCCACCTTCCGGCCATCGAACCCCTGTTCAGACCCTCCGACATCCCCACTACACCACACCCGTGGAGTCACCTGAGCCCCCTGGTTTGACCCCTACACCAGGCACCCCGTCTCCTGTCTCTGGGGGGCCCGGCTCCAGCCGCAGGGCTAATGGTAGCCTGGCACAGCATGCATTCAACTCCCTGTCCTCTATTCCCTTCATAG ATGAACCCACCAGTCCTAGTATTGACCTACAGGCCTGCTATGTACCAGCCTGCTCTGTGGTGCCCAGTTCCCAGGCCCCCACTGTGGCCACCCTCACTTCCACCTCTGTCtcccccaccctctcctccgtctcccCCTATGTCCGACTTCGTTCTCGGGACTGCA gCAGTATTAAAAGTCGGCGCTCCTCTTACCTGCTGGCCATCACCACCGAGAGATCCAAGTCCTGTGACGAGGGACTCAACACCTTCAGGGATGAAGGCCGTGTCTTCTC CAAACTACCAAAAAGGGTAAAGAGCTTTTTCACAGATGGG tCTCTGGAGAGCCTGCGAGCCCAGGAGGAGGCCCGGTCCAAGCGCCACTCCACCTCTGAGCTGGGAACCATCACCTTTAGTGATGTTCGCAAGGAGGGCTGGCTGCACTACAAACAGATCCTCACAGAGAAGGGAAAG AAGGTGGGTGGTGGCATGCGGCCGTGGAAGCGCGTCTTCTCTGTGCTCCGTTTCCATTCACTTTTCCTCTACAAGGACAAGCGGGAAGCCGTCCTTCATGGGGCGGGAGCGGGGCCCAGCCAGGACGAACATCCTCCAATCAGCATCCGCGGCTGCCTGATAGACATCGCCTACAGTGAAACCAAACGTAAGCACACCCTGAGGCTCACCACACAGGACTTCTGCGAGTACCTGCTGCAGGCCGAAGACAGGGACGACATGTTGGCCTGGATCAGGGTCATCAGGGAGAACAGCAAGACAGACAACGAG GAGATTGGTTTCTCAAGACAAGCTCTCATCAACAAGAAGCTGAATGACTACAGAAAACACAG TCTGACAGGTAATAAGCCAGACTCCTCTCCCAGAGCACATCGTATGATGCCTCCTTTCCTCCTGGCAAAGACTGACAACACCTCAGTGAACCGAACCTCCAGAACAG ATGACAACAAGGCACTGTGGGGCATCAACATCATGAAGAAGGCCAAGAAGACAGGCAGTCCGAAGGCTTTTGGCGTGCGACTGGAGGACTGTCAGCCTGCTGTCAACCACAAA TTTGTCCCTCTGATAGTGGAGATGTGCTGTGATGTGGTGGAGGCGACTGGTTTGGAGTACACTGGTATTTACCGGGTGCCAGGGAACAACGCCATGGTGTCCAACATGCAGGAGCATCTCAACAAGGGTTTGGACATCAACACTGCTGAGGAG AGATGGCAGGACCTGAATGTAATCAGCAGCCTGCTCAAATCCTTCTTCCGAAAACTGCCTGAGCCGCTGTTCACTGATG ACAAATACAATGATTTCATTGATGCCAACCGGATAGAAGATGCAGAGGACCGGCTGAAGACCATGAAGAAACTG ATCCACGACCTTCCAAACCACTATTATCACACCCTTAAATACCTGGTGGGCCACCTCAAGAAGGTGGCAGATCACTCTGAGAAGAATAAG ATGGAGCCAAGAAACCTGGCTCTGGTGTTTGGTCCCACTCTGGTAAGGACGTCAGAGGACAATATGACTGATATGGTCACCCACATGCCTGACCGCTACAAAATAGTGGAGACACTTATCCTGCAC CATGACTGGTTCTTCAGTAATGGAGAGTTTGATACAGAAGAGAAG gcccCAGAGGATAAGCGGGACATGCAGCCTGTGCCCAACATTGACCATCTGTTATCCAACATTGGCAGGCCGGGCATGCCAGGAGAGGCATCAG ATTCCACCACCAGCGATTCACTTAAGTTAAAG CTTTCTTCGGGTTCCAAGAAAGACCTGAATGCCAGGGACTTCCTGCCCATGTCCATCATCTCTGCTGTGACCCGCAAACGTAAAAAATGCCCCAGTACCCACCTGCAGGACAGTAGTGCTGACGAGGACTCCGAGCATGAGCCAGTCAAAGCCAGCAACTAcaggggagaagaaaaagataaaggggaggaggaagaggacagaggagaggaggagggagttaAAGGAGAACATATGAttcctaaaaaagaaaaaagggacgAAAAGGAAAATGGAGTGGAAGCTGGAGAaaccacagaggaaaaagatTCATTAGCAAGAGAAGACAGAACTGAAAAGGATGCGGAGAATGGAACAGACAATGGCgcaaaaaaaatagaaagggAGAGCAGGCAAAGAACAACCTTGCCAAGAAGTGCACAGCAAATACGTCCAAACAGTTTCCTCTCCTCACACATTCAGATCCATGCCACATACTCAAGACCCCAAACTGTGGCTAGTACTCCTTCCCATTTGAAGCCTCAGAATCTGGCTAGAGGACGCCCCACAGTTCCTTTCTGGATCTGCCCCACCAGGCTTCCAACCTCTAACCTCTACCAGGCTTCCAGTTTTCACGGGACCCAGCAGCCAGACTGGAACCAGTCAGCACCAGTCCGCTACAGGAAGATGAGAGGTGGGAGGACTAGGGCTCTATCCATGAATCTGGACCTTGAGCTGGGCAGGAGTGAGGACAGAGTTAGAggatggaggggagagagggtggaggtgatCAGAGTCAATGAGAGAACACCAGATCAGCATGGATGTGTTGGCGTTC